A genomic stretch from Sulfurihydrogenibium azorense Az-Fu1 includes:
- the pstB gene encoding phosphate ABC transporter ATP-binding protein PstB, which translates to MAENLKMEVKNLNFYYSGNKLALKNINMPIYEKKITALIGPSGCGKTTLLRCFNRMHDLYPGNRYEGEILLDGKNILDKDVDLMELRTKVGMVFQKPTPFPMSIFENIAYGLKLQGIKNKTELKDRVEQALKEAALWEEVKDRLDTSAFGLSGGQQQRLCIARTIAVKPEVILFDEPTSALDPISTAKIEELIVELKKNHTIIIVTHNMQQAARVSDYTAFMYLGELIEFDSTDIIFTKPNKKLTEDYISGRFG; encoded by the coding sequence ATGGCAGAAAACTTGAAAATGGAAGTAAAGAATCTTAACTTTTACTACTCAGGCAATAAACTTGCTTTAAAAAATATTAACATGCCTATTTACGAAAAGAAGATTACAGCTCTTATAGGTCCTTCAGGTTGTGGTAAAACAACACTTTTAAGATGTTTCAACAGAATGCACGACCTATACCCAGGAAACAGGTACGAAGGAGAGATACTTTTAGATGGGAAAAACATATTAGATAAAGATGTAGACTTAATGGAACTAAGAACGAAAGTAGGAATGGTTTTCCAAAAACCTACACCGTTTCCTATGTCAATTTTTGAAAATATAGCTTACGGTCTTAAACTTCAAGGTATAAAAAACAAAACAGAGTTAAAAGACAGAGTGGAGCAAGCTTTAAAGGAAGCTGCACTTTGGGAAGAAGTAAAAGATAGATTAGATACTTCTGCATTTGGACTTTCTGGTGGACAACAACAAAGGTTATGTATAGCAAGGACAATAGCAGTTAAACCAGAAGTTATACTATTTGACGAGCCTACTTCCGCCCTTGACCCAATATCAACAGCTAAAATAGAAGAACTAATAGTAGAACTTAAGAAAAACCACACTATAATAATAGTTACTCACAACATGCAACAAGCTGCAAGGGTATCAGACTACACAGCGTTTATGTACTTAGGAGAGCTTATTGAATTTGATTCTACAGACATTATATTTACAAAACCAAACAAAAAACTTACAGAAGATTACATTTCAGGAAGATTTGGATAA
- the pstA gene encoding phosphate ABC transporter permease PstA → MATNKLKRKVENYVFLTLSLFSAVFGLFFLFWILGDLFINGFKYINIDLFTKDPVPPGMEGGGLKHAFIGHIIITFLGTVIGTPIGILAGIYFAEYGRNSKIARIGRNIVDIMVSNPSIVIGAVVYAILVKPVGHFMGIAGGVALALLMIPVIVITTDEMMKLVPKETREAAYALGAQPWQVSFQVVLRAAKVGVLTGVILGVARISGETAPLLFTAFNNSFTTLDPTKPMASLTVTVFQYAMGPYDEWHRQAWAASFILTFGVLIASITARYLIQRKKH, encoded by the coding sequence ATGGCTACTAACAAGTTAAAAAGGAAAGTTGAAAACTACGTATTTTTAACCCTTTCTCTATTTTCAGCCGTTTTTGGACTGTTTTTCTTATTCTGGATACTGGGAGACTTGTTTATAAACGGGTTTAAATACATAAACATAGACCTGTTTACAAAAGACCCAGTCCCACCAGGTATGGAAGGAGGAGGTTTGAAACACGCATTTATAGGGCACATAATAATTACATTTTTAGGGACTGTAATAGGAACTCCGATAGGAATACTTGCAGGTATATACTTTGCAGAGTATGGAAGAAATTCAAAGATAGCAAGAATAGGAAGAAACATAGTTGACATTATGGTTAGTAATCCTTCTATAGTTATCGGAGCTGTTGTGTATGCTATCCTTGTTAAACCTGTTGGACACTTTATGGGAATAGCAGGTGGTGTTGCCTTAGCACTTTTAATGATACCAGTTATAGTTATCACAACCGATGAAATGATGAAGTTGGTTCCAAAAGAAACAAGAGAAGCTGCTTATGCACTTGGAGCTCAACCGTGGCAGGTTAGTTTTCAAGTTGTTTTAAGAGCTGCAAAAGTAGGTGTTTTAACTGGAGTTATACTGGGAGTTGCAAGAATATCAGGAGAGACTGCACCACTGTTGTTTACAGCTTTCAACAACAGCTTCACAACTTTAGACCCTACAAAACCGATGGCTTCTTTAACAGTTACAGTATTCCAGTACGCTATGGGTCCTTACGACGAGTGGCACAGACAGGCTTGGGCTGCATCTTTTATACTTACTTTTGGTGTTTTAATTGCTTCTATTACAGCAAGATACTTAATCCAAAGGAAAAAGCATTAA
- the pstC gene encoding phosphate ABC transporter permease subunit PstC, whose translation MSNVNSALKRAKLLEYIFRAVLGFSALFIGIILPIIILIILYKEASLAIDKFGVINFITSTDWDPVAGKFGGLAPLVGTLIATLLATLIAAPISMGIAIFLTELSPNKLKPIFSTAIELLAAIPSIIYGMWGLFVVAPLFGEKVEPWLQDKLGNVPVIGKLFEGSPTGIDVLTTSLVLAIMIIPFMSSVVKDAFNMVPPIMKESAYALGATKWEVIKQVMIPITASGIAGGLILSVGRALGETMAVTFLAGNVNQIPKSLLDPFTTITVALANQFTEADTDIYLSSLYFLALILFIMSFVILYLSKLMLLQLEKKWKV comes from the coding sequence ATGAGTAATGTAAACTCTGCATTAAAGAGAGCTAAATTATTAGAATACATATTTAGAGCAGTACTTGGTTTTTCAGCCTTATTTATAGGAATAATACTTCCAATTATAATTTTAATAATCCTGTACAAGGAAGCTTCGTTAGCCATAGATAAGTTTGGAGTAATAAACTTTATAACTTCTACAGATTGGGACCCTGTTGCTGGAAAGTTTGGAGGTTTAGCTCCTTTAGTAGGTACCTTAATAGCAACATTATTGGCAACTTTGATAGCAGCTCCTATATCTATGGGTATCGCTATATTCCTTACAGAGTTATCTCCAAATAAACTAAAACCTATATTTTCAACAGCTATTGAGCTTTTGGCTGCAATACCAAGTATTATCTACGGTATGTGGGGACTTTTCGTTGTTGCACCTTTATTCGGTGAAAAAGTAGAACCATGGCTTCAAGATAAATTGGGAAATGTTCCAGTAATAGGTAAACTTTTTGAAGGTTCTCCTACAGGGATTGACGTTTTAACAACTTCTCTAGTTTTAGCTATAATGATAATTCCATTTATGAGCTCTGTAGTAAAAGACGCTTTTAATATGGTTCCTCCAATTATGAAAGAGTCGGCTTACGCTCTTGGTGCAACTAAGTGGGAAGTTATAAAGCAAGTTATGATACCTATTACAGCTTCAGGTATAGCCGGAGGACTTATCTTAAGTGTAGGTAGAGCTCTTGGAGAGACAATGGCAGTTACATTTTTAGCAGGAAACGTAAACCAAATACCTAAATCACTTTTAGACCCTTTTACAACTATTACCGTAGCTTTAGCTAACCAATTTACAGAAGCTGATACAGATATTTACTTATCTTCTCTATACTTTTTAGCGTTAATCCTGTTTATCATGTCTTTTGTGATTTTATATTTATCTAAATTGATGTTATTACAATTAGAAAAAAAGTGGAAGGTTTAA
- the pstS gene encoding phosphate ABC transporter substrate-binding protein PstS — MKTIGKLAIGGLLAVSTAVFAAELTGAGATFPYPIYSAWAFMYEKATGIKVNYQSIGSGGGIRQIENRTVDFGASDAPLTPQELNQKKLLQFPTVIGGVVPVYNLPEVQGKQLNFDGKALCDIYMGKIKKWNDPYLQQLNPGVNLPDRDITVVRRSDGSGTTWIWTNYLSKVCPDWEKQVGFGTSVNWPVGVGGKGNEGVANYVKRFRGAIGYVEYIYAKQNNMPAGKVKNKEGNFVAPSVESFQAAAANAKWDKKQHFYYVLTDQPGKDSYPIAGATFILLAKDKPESSKKAVQFFDWAFKNGDQEVIRLNYIPLPQNVKNLIREYWKENGLM, encoded by the coding sequence GTGAAAACAATAGGAAAGTTAGCTATAGGTGGATTGTTAGCAGTATCCACTGCAGTATTTGCAGCTGAGTTAACAGGTGCTGGAGCTACATTTCCATACCCAATATACTCAGCTTGGGCTTTTATGTATGAAAAGGCAACTGGTATAAAGGTAAACTATCAGTCAATAGGTTCCGGTGGTGGTATAAGACAGATTGAAAACAGAACTGTTGACTTTGGAGCTTCTGACGCACCTTTAACTCCACAAGAGTTAAACCAAAAGAAACTTTTACAATTTCCTACTGTTATAGGTGGAGTTGTACCAGTTTATAACCTTCCAGAAGTCCAAGGAAAACAGTTAAACTTTGATGGTAAAGCTCTCTGTGATATTTATATGGGTAAAATCAAAAAGTGGAATGACCCATATTTACAACAGCTAAACCCTGGTGTAAACTTACCTGATAGAGATATCACAGTAGTTAGAAGGTCTGACGGTTCTGGTACAACTTGGATATGGACAAACTACTTATCAAAAGTATGTCCTGATTGGGAAAAACAAGTTGGATTTGGAACGTCTGTTAACTGGCCTGTTGGGGTAGGTGGAAAAGGAAACGAAGGCGTTGCTAACTACGTTAAAAGATTCAGAGGTGCAATAGGATATGTAGAATACATATACGCGAAACAAAACAACATGCCTGCAGGTAAAGTTAAAAACAAAGAAGGAAACTTTGTAGCTCCTTCTGTTGAATCCTTCCAAGCTGCAGCTGCAAACGCTAAATGGGATAAAAAACAACACTTTTACTATGTTTTAACAGACCAGCCGGGTAAAGACAGTTATCCTATAGCTGGAGCTACGTTTATATTACTGGCAAAAGACAAACCTGAATCTTCTAAAAAGGCAGTTCAATTCTTTGACTGGGCATTTAAAAACGGAGACCAAGAAGTTATAAGATTAAACTATATACCTTTACCACAAAACGTAAAAAATCTTATAAGGGAATACTGGAAAGAAAACGGTTTAATGTAA
- a CDS encoding phosphate-starvation-inducible PsiE family protein, which yields MVTVEKILKFKVLDNAILLSLFVLEIIISLGLGLSIINILLTLYQNYPNIKQMVEGLINNTLSIFIMIEIIKSINDYITLKRVRLSIIIDISIIILIRELVVGLYQHNISTEFAILLTGIAFILVIMRVITLKYSPNKYKLEV from the coding sequence ATGGTAACCGTAGAAAAAATTTTAAAGTTTAAAGTGCTGGATAACGCAATCCTACTATCTCTCTTTGTATTAGAGATAATAATATCTCTTGGACTTGGATTGAGTATAATAAACATACTTCTAACTCTATACCAGAACTATCCAAATATAAAGCAAATGGTAGAAGGTCTTATAAACAATACCCTATCTATCTTTATAATGATAGAGATAATAAAAAGCATAAACGATTACATAACTTTAAAAAGAGTTAGACTATCTATAATAATAGACATATCCATAATAATATTAATTCGTGAGCTTGTAGTAGGACTATATCAACATAATATTTCTACAGAGTTTGCTATACTGCTAACAGGCATAGCTTTTATATTAGTTATAATGAGAGTAATAACATTAAAGTACTCACCGAATAAATATAAACTGGAGGTATGA
- a CDS encoding response regulator transcription factor, with the protein MALIYVIEDDEDINELLTYNFKKEGFEVKSFPNGKVAFEHIKEDKPDAVVLDLMMPEIDGLEFCKLVRSDKEISHTPLIMLTAKSTEIDKIVGLELGADDYVTKPFSFRELLARVKAVIRRSKSYHFPTSKPKYKFKDLEIIPEKFEVTIKGQHINLTITQFKLLLALVNAEGRVLSRDYILENIWKWDKDIYDRTIDVHIKKLREVLGDYGNCIKTVRGVGYKWECE; encoded by the coding sequence ATGGCACTTATTTATGTAATTGAAGACGATGAAGACATTAACGAACTTTTAACCTACAACTTTAAAAAAGAAGGATTTGAAGTAAAATCCTTTCCAAATGGAAAGGTAGCCTTTGAGCATATAAAAGAAGATAAACCGGACGCTGTAGTTTTAGACTTGATGATGCCAGAGATAGATGGACTTGAGTTTTGTAAGTTAGTAAGGTCTGATAAAGAGATAAGCCATACACCATTAATTATGCTAACTGCAAAAAGCACAGAAATAGATAAAATAGTAGGTTTAGAATTAGGAGCTGATGATTACGTAACGAAACCTTTCTCTTTTAGAGAACTTCTAGCAAGAGTTAAGGCTGTAATTAGGAGGTCTAAGTCTTACCACTTTCCAACATCTAAACCTAAGTATAAATTTAAAGATTTAGAGATTATTCCAGAAAAATTTGAAGTAACTATAAAAGGACAACACATTAACCTTACTATAACACAGTTTAAACTACTTTTAGCCCTTGTTAACGCAGAAGGTAGAGTTTTATCAAGAGATTACATATTAGAAAATATATGGAAATGGGATAAAGACATATACGATAGAACAATAGACGTTCATATCAAAAAATTAAGAGAAGTTTTAGGAGATTATGGAAACTGTATTAAAACTGTTAGAGGTGTGGGATACAAATGGGAGTGCGAGTAA
- a CDS encoding DUF302 domain-containing protein — MKKGYYYVVIKNGNFDKVNDVLKTEIENHKWGVIHTMNVDKTVKSNTPHKTYLLCRADYLTEGLKFNKDVISVLIPCRISIYQDKNNIKILVEDVEASSSNFGVEDKRFKAFLKQVSEEMKSILQKTADHFEKRQNNPSM; from the coding sequence TTGAAAAAAGGCTATTACTACGTTGTCATTAAAAATGGGAACTTTGACAAAGTAAATGATGTACTTAAGACAGAGATAGAAAATCACAAATGGGGAGTAATCCATACAATGAACGTAGATAAAACCGTAAAATCAAACACTCCTCATAAAACTTACCTACTATGTAGAGCTGATTACCTTACAGAAGGATTGAAATTCAATAAAGATGTAATAAGTGTTTTAATTCCTTGTAGAATATCCATTTATCAGGATAAAAACAATATTAAAATTTTAGTTGAAGATGTAGAAGCATCTTCGTCTAACTTTGGTGTAGAAGATAAAAGATTTAAAGCATTTTTAAAACAAGTTAGTGAAGAGATGAAAAGTATTCTTCAAAAAACAGCTGACCATTTTGAAAAAAGACAAAATAACCCTTCAATGTAA
- a CDS encoding secondary thiamine-phosphate synthase enzyme YjbQ gives MFYKISIKTSSHTDFIDITPKVREVVKQSKVEEGICVIYVPHTTAGVFINENADPDVVYDVKNHLEKLVPWINNYKHLEGNAAAHIKSILTGNSISVIIDKGDLVLGTWQGIFFAEFDGPRSRNVFVKILK, from the coding sequence ATGTTTTATAAAATCTCAATAAAAACCTCTTCCCATACAGATTTTATAGATATTACACCAAAAGTAAGAGAAGTTGTAAAACAGTCGAAAGTAGAAGAAGGGATATGTGTTATATATGTTCCTCACACAACTGCTGGAGTGTTTATAAACGAAAATGCAGATCCGGATGTAGTTTACGATGTAAAAAACCATCTTGAAAAATTAGTACCGTGGATAAACAACTACAAACACTTAGAAGGAAACGCAGCTGCTCATATAAAATCAATCTTAACCGGAAATTCCATCTCAGTAATCATTGACAAAGGGGATTTAGTTTTAGGAACTTGGCAGGGAATATTCTTTGCCGAGTTTGATGGACCAAGAAGTAGAAACGTTTTTGTAAAAATATTAAAATGA
- a CDS encoding complex I 51 kDa subunit family protein: MRYYPNIPDLNANSSINLLLKRAKENRTVWIEEYETTGGYSALKKALTKLTPEDIVIMVEESTLRGRGGAGFPTGRKWRFALANPKPRYLICNADESEPGTFKDRIIIERDPHLLIEGMIISAYALGAELGFIYIRGEYPAGYMILEDAIEEARKKGYLGKNILGTDFSFDILVYRGAGAYICGEETALIESLEGKRGHPRLRPPYPANEGLFGRPTVVNNVETLSNIPIIVTYESYYMSIGPAGYYGPKLFPISGKVKNPGVYESTMDITLRELIDMAGGMKDGKKFKAVFAGALGVYSERDLDTPMDYSPKGFGGTGTTIVLAEDDCIIDALIVIGEFFHHESCGKCTPCRVGTYELLNILKKFQEGTATEKDIKYLEHLCENIPVGSICGLGYSAPNAVRDALKKFRDEFYLHIEKKCPAGVCFKE, from the coding sequence ATGAGATACTATCCAAATATACCTGATTTAAACGCAAACAGCTCTATAAACCTTCTTTTAAAGAGGGCTAAAGAAAATAGAACAGTATGGATAGAAGAGTATGAAACAACGGGAGGATACTCTGCTTTAAAAAAAGCTTTGACAAAATTAACTCCAGAAGATATAGTCATAATGGTAGAAGAAAGTACTCTTAGAGGAAGAGGAGGAGCTGGATTTCCTACTGGAAGAAAGTGGAGATTTGCCCTTGCAAACCCTAAGCCAAGATACCTTATATGTAACGCAGACGAAAGCGAACCCGGAACCTTTAAAGATAGAATTATTATAGAGAGGGACCCTCACCTACTTATAGAAGGAATGATTATATCAGCCTATGCCTTAGGTGCAGAACTTGGATTTATATACATAAGAGGAGAGTACCCAGCTGGTTATATGATACTTGAAGATGCAATAGAAGAGGCAAGGAAAAAAGGCTACTTAGGGAAAAACATTTTAGGAACAGACTTTTCTTTTGATATACTGGTTTACCGGGGAGCGGGAGCTTACATATGTGGAGAAGAGACAGCTTTAATAGAAAGTCTTGAAGGTAAAAGAGGACATCCAAGATTAAGACCTCCTTACCCTGCAAACGAAGGACTATTTGGAAGACCTACAGTCGTAAACAACGTAGAAACTCTATCTAATATCCCTATAATAGTGACTTATGAAAGTTATTATATGAGCATAGGACCTGCTGGATATTACGGACCAAAGCTTTTCCCTATTAGTGGAAAAGTGAAAAATCCGGGTGTGTATGAGTCCACTATGGATATTACACTCCGTGAGCTTATAGATATGGCTGGAGGTATGAAAGACGGAAAGAAGTTTAAAGCAGTTTTTGCAGGAGCATTAGGTGTTTACTCAGAAAGAGATTTAGACACACCTATGGACTACTCACCAAAAGGTTTTGGGGGAACAGGTACAACCATAGTCCTAGCGGAAGATGACTGTATAATAGATGCTTTAATTGTTATAGGTGAGTTTTTCCATCATGAGAGCTGTGGAAAATGTACACCTTGTAGAGTTGGAACTTACGAACTTTTAAATATACTTAAAAAATTCCAAGAAGGAACAGCAACCGAAAAAGATATAAAATACTTAGAACATCTATGTGAAAACATCCCTGTTGGGTCAATATGTGGACTTGGGTACTCAGCTCCTAACGCTGTAAGAGATGCTTTAAAAAAGTTTAGAGATGAGTTTTATTTACACATTGAGAAAAAATGTCCTGCCGGAGTCTGTTTTAAGGAGTAA
- a CDS encoding NAD(P)H-dependent oxidoreductase subunit E, which produces MEYVYLTQDIKERIDKYLERFPVKEQAVIQSLHLIYSKYRDITLEHMQELSDYLQVPLAHIEGIVSFYDMFRVKRNARHHIRVCKNLPCHIMGCKKLLELFEKLTGEKANEESKNGRFYIETVECIGSCSVAPAFMIDDDLYDGTKINEGKLNEILSKYT; this is translated from the coding sequence TTGGAGTATGTATACCTAACTCAAGACATTAAAGAAAGGATTGATAAATACTTAGAACGTTTTCCTGTAAAAGAACAGGCCGTAATACAGTCTTTACATCTGATATACTCTAAGTATAGGGATATAACGTTAGAACATATGCAGGAACTGTCAGACTACCTTCAAGTGCCACTTGCCCATATAGAAGGTATTGTAAGTTTTTATGATATGTTTAGAGTAAAGAGAAACGCAAGACATCATATAAGGGTATGTAAAAATCTTCCTTGTCATATAATGGGATGTAAGAAACTACTTGAACTGTTTGAAAAGCTAACTGGAGAAAAAGCAAATGAAGAAAGTAAAAATGGAAGGTTTTATATAGAGACGGTAGAGTGTATAGGGTCTTGTAGTGTAGCACCTGCTTTTATGATAGATGATGATTTATACGATGGAACAAAAATAAATGAAGGTAAGTTAAATGAGATACTATCCAAATATACCTGA
- a CDS encoding glycosyltransferase family 9 protein, producing MKVLVIRFSSLGDVILSTAAIDPLYQQGYQIDFLTFKPFSEIFIKDNRINNFIAADKRQLKTFRDILKFSKNLGRYDYIVDLHSNLRSFLLSTFTKGKVLRYKKQGLKRRLKILDPNFNVVKAYLDTLKPLGISGDYKPRVILDEEDINSVKNLIRQNYIVIGAGARYLSKMYPHYNQVANIFINKGYNVVLVGSKEDKEKDKATYPNQVIDLRGKLSIRQSLAVISKSKLVISNDSAVSHMARAVGVKVLMVYGSTHPYFGFAPSKDEGDYIFKGLKCQPCTLHGKDSCKFGDFRCLTSISPQEVVEKSLLLL from the coding sequence ATTAAAGTCCTTGTTATAAGATTTTCATCTTTAGGAGATGTTATACTTTCTACAGCTGCAATAGACCCTTTATATCAACAAGGCTACCAAATAGACTTTTTAACCTTTAAACCTTTTTCTGAAATCTTTATAAAAGATAACAGGATTAACAACTTTATAGCAGCTGACAAAAGGCAGCTGAAAACCTTTAGAGATATACTAAAATTTTCCAAAAATCTTGGAAGGTATGATTATATAGTTGACCTTCACAGTAATTTACGGTCTTTCTTGTTGTCTACATTTACTAAAGGAAAAGTTTTAAGATACAAAAAACAAGGTTTAAAAAGAAGACTAAAAATATTAGACCCAAATTTTAATGTTGTAAAAGCTTACTTAGATACATTAAAACCCTTGGGAATATCAGGAGATTATAAACCTAGAGTTATCTTAGATGAAGAAGATATAAACTCTGTCAAGAACCTTATCCGACAAAACTACATCGTAATAGGTGCAGGGGCAAGGTACTTAAGTAAGATGTATCCACACTACAACCAAGTGGCAAATATTTTTATAAACAAAGGGTATAACGTTGTCTTGGTTGGGAGTAAGGAAGATAAAGAAAAAGATAAAGCTACTTATCCAAATCAAGTAATAGACCTTAGGGGAAAGTTATCTATAAGACAAAGTCTTGCAGTTATCTCAAAATCAAAACTTGTTATAAGTAATGACTCAGCTGTATCTCATATGGCAAGGGCTGTAGGTGTAAAGGTTTTAATGGTATATGGTTCAACCCATCCATACTTTGGATTTGCACCATCAAAAGACGAAGGGGATTACATATTCAAAGGATTAAAATGTCAGCCTTGTACCTTACACGGTAAAGATAGTTGTAAATTTGGTGATTTTAGATGCTTAACCTCAATATCTCCTCAAGAAGTTGTAGAAAAATCTCTTTTATTACTTTAA
- a CDS encoding tetratricopeptide repeat protein — MSSRIEALMKALEKDPNNPLGLYGLALEFYKEGRYEDAIVYLKKYLSVYDDQGAAYRTLAQAYINIGDIEQAIETYERGIEQARKYNHPTMVEEFRQEIERLKSLL; from the coding sequence ATGAGTAGTAGAATAGAAGCATTAATGAAGGCATTAGAGAAAGACCCTAACAACCCACTTGGACTTTATGGACTTGCCTTAGAGTTTTATAAAGAAGGTAGGTACGAAGATGCGATAGTATACTTAAAGAAGTATCTAAGTGTTTACGACGACCAAGGAGCCGCCTACAGAACTTTAGCCCAAGCTTATATAAACATAGGAGATATAGAGCAAGCTATAGAAACATACGAAAGAGGAATAGAACAGGCAAGGAAATACAACCATCCAACAATGGTAGAAGAGTTTAGACAGGAGATAGAAAGATTAAAGTCCTTGTTATAA
- a CDS encoding ComEA family DNA-binding protein, translating to MKVYEVLIEIQSIGIIVLITLTLIFSYTPLLFKEKSKYSADDLKIDVNKADQTTLEKVPYIGENTASLIIQDRQIRGYYKSIEELKWIRNFEKVKEYLKVQER from the coding sequence TTGAAGGTATACGAAGTATTAATAGAGATTCAATCAATTGGTATAATTGTTTTGATAACTTTAACACTTATTTTTTCATATACTCCTTTACTATTTAAAGAAAAATCTAAATACTCAGCTGACGATCTTAAAATAGATGTAAATAAAGCAGACCAAACAACCCTTGAAAAAGTGCCTTACATAGGAGAAAATACTGCGAGTTTAATCATACAAGACCGTCAGATAAGAGGATATTATAAAAGTATTGAAGAGTTAAAATGGATAAGAAATTTTGAAAAAGTAAAAGAATACTTAAAAGTGCAGGAGAGGTAA
- a CDS encoding DNA double-strand break repair nuclease NurA, with translation MVYKLLEVIRQKKSYILKYLENKESDISLQEIPSKWNSYTPEGKDVHIAASDGSFYSKQYLGFFLGVFSGYAESFDPKTQKIDSDFVGDIYLSIIKQSDNFKTLLTLFMFLSEVKALYNLAKKEKPEFLILDGTITSKFIIPFPLPYWFTKEEPYDLLSIVKQLYPKVKENCLSYPSIYSLSKEIEEDVLNLLSEKRRDLLEVVISQLTYYEHLITLYHFLNLEYKPIIIGLAKTSTGTDLLNSSIPDIKLFLDYCKDLGYSQPVYQNLQNLKSEFGLLKDIDPDLNNRLYDLTIESFYAKYSDIRSINLIEYFQHPDRPTVEEKEILDYLKNTTSVYNYPLRLRMVDNQVRITAADFEKIEKEIGLNFSITGREAL, from the coding sequence ATGGTTTATAAACTTTTAGAAGTTATCCGTCAGAAAAAATCATACATATTAAAGTATTTAGAAAACAAGGAATCAGATATATCTTTACAAGAGATTCCAAGTAAGTGGAATAGTTATACACCAGAGGGTAAAGACGTACACATAGCAGCTTCTGATGGGTCTTTTTATAGTAAACAGTATCTTGGATTTTTCTTGGGTGTGTTTAGTGGTTATGCAGAAAGTTTTGACCCAAAAACACAAAAAATTGACAGTGATTTTGTAGGAGATATTTACTTATCGATAATAAAACAGTCTGATAACTTTAAAACTTTACTAACCTTGTTTATGTTTCTATCAGAAGTAAAGGCACTTTACAACCTTGCAAAAAAAGAAAAGCCAGAATTTCTAATATTAGATGGAACAATAACCAGTAAGTTTATAATACCCTTTCCCCTTCCTTACTGGTTTACAAAAGAAGAGCCTTATGACTTGCTAAGCATAGTAAAACAACTTTACCCAAAGGTAAAAGAAAACTGTCTTTCTTACCCTTCTATATACTCTTTATCTAAAGAGATTGAAGAAGATGTTTTAAATCTTCTTTCAGAAAAGAGAAGAGATTTATTAGAAGTAGTTATATCACAACTTACTTACTACGAACACCTTATAACACTTTACCACTTTTTAAATCTTGAATATAAACCTATAATAATAGGCCTTGCAAAAACAAGTACAGGTACAGACCTTTTAAACTCATCTATCCCAGATATAAAGTTGTTTCTTGATTACTGCAAAGATTTAGGCTACTCACAACCCGTTTATCAAAACTTACAAAATTTAAAATCAGAGTTTGGGTTATTAAAAGATATAGACCCTGATTTAAACAATCGGTTATACGATTTAACGATAGAGTCTTTTTATGCAAAGTACAGTGATATTAGGTCCATCAACCTTATAGAGTACTTTCAACATCCGGATAGACCTACCGTAGAAGAAAAAGAGATTTTAGACTATTTAAAAAATACCACTTCCGTTTACAACTACCCCTTAAGACTAAGAATGGTAGACAATCAGGTAAGGATAACAGCTGCAGACTTTGAAAAAATAGAGAAGGAGATAGGGTTAAACTTCTCTATAACAGGAAGAGAGGCACTTTGA